In one Desulfoferula mesophila genomic region, the following are encoded:
- a CDS encoding acyl-CoA thioesterase: MHRSQVRPLFGDVDAMNVVYYGNYLRFFELGRAELMRSTGRAYSDLAQEGMHLAVTETGVRYHRSALYDQLLTVEASVAWIKKASLRFNYKVLGPEDRGELPLLATGFTVHACVDLSGRIKPFPAWVAPLLEPHLEN; this comes from the coding sequence ATGCACCGCAGCCAAGTGCGGCCCCTGTTCGGCGACGTGGACGCCATGAACGTGGTGTACTACGGCAACTACCTCAGGTTTTTCGAGCTGGGCCGGGCGGAGCTGATGCGCTCCACCGGCCGGGCCTACAGCGACTTGGCCCAAGAGGGGATGCACCTGGCGGTGACCGAGACCGGGGTGCGCTATCATCGCTCCGCCCTCTACGACCAACTTCTCACCGTGGAAGCCTCGGTGGCCTGGATCAAAAAGGCCTCCCTGCGCTTCAACTATAAGGTTTTGGGCCCGGAGGACCGGGGGGAGCTTCCCCTGCTGGCCACGGGCTTCACGGTGCACGCCTGCGTGGACCTTTCAGGAAGGATCAAGCCATTCCCCGCCTGGGTCGCCCCCCTGTTGGAGCCTCATCTGGAAAATTGA